CTCAATTTCTCCTTATGTCCGATATTTGTGAGTTTGTGAATTAAGTCCGATGTTTTACCATCTTATTAAAGACAAAATAAATCGAATATTATAGTAATAGATTACTAATATTTATTGAAAGCCAGAGAAAACAAACAAAAAGATAAACATAGTACACAATAATACACAAAAGCTTACAACTGTCCGACGATAAATCAAACCAAAAGTAGGAAACTAAACAGTCTGTGGGGNGGGGGAGGGGGGGGGGGAATGTCTGCGATGTTAAAAGAGAGTGAAATCTAGGGAACCTTCATGACCTGGATGGATTGCAGCATGTCAGAGACAGCGATCACGAGGTCACCCGACTTGATCATACCCTTGATTTCAGTAAAGAGAATGTTTTGTTCAAGTTGCTCTCCATGTCCTCTGAGAAGCTTAGACGGAATGGGATCAGTCCCCATTGTAGGTTTAAGCGTCTTCTCACCGAGGTTGTGTTCGTGAAAGCAAAGATCGGGCAGTCAGGGCGGCATCGGGAGACTAGAGACGCCATGTGTCCGTTCTTTGTGTACACGAAGACCGCGTCCACTCCAAGATTGTTAGCTGCAAGTTTTGGATTGTAAAGTGAGATATCTCTTTGGTTTTTTGAAAGGTACAAAGAAGATTGAAAGTTTACCCATTTTAGAAGCAGAGTTGCAGATTTCTTCAGAGATTTTGTCTGAAGAAGCAGAGCTTATGGCTTGAAGTGGTGTAGCCTCGTAGCGTTTCTCTTCCCTCCACCATCTTTCGATTCTCAGACTGACGCTCCTAAGAACCGTGAGAGCCTTGTCCGGGAACTGACCCATAGCTGATTCTCCAGAGAGCATCAACGCGTCTGATCTCTGCCTTACTGCTTCGGAAACGTCGGCTACTTCTGCTCTGGTTGGAGTTGGGTACTCAATCATGGACTCGAGTAGCTGTGAGGCGACAATGACGGGTTTGTTAAGCTCTCTGCAGACTTTGACTATCTTCTGTTGAGCTGCTGGAACTTGCTCAAGAGGTATCTGAGCTCCCAGGTCACCTCTTGCAACCATAGCTCCATCTGATGCTAGGATGATTTCCTCCAAGTTGGTCAGTGAATCAATACTCTCGATCTTTGCAATCACTCCTATGTCCCTGTATATCAAAATAAAGTAAAGTTTGTGGATGGATAAAAAGGCATAACCAAACTCTTAAAAGTAGTAGGATGTGTTGGTAATAATGAGCATATGTAGTTACCCTCCACCGGGACGAGCGGCAAGATAACTTTTAAGATGATTAATTACTTCAGCAGACTTGACAAAGGATACAGCAATGAAGTCCACACCTTCAGCAATTCCAAAATCAATATCCAACCAGTCCTGAAAACCAAAAAAAATTGAAGTGAAAACCAGTTCTATATAAACAACAAAACTCAAGGGATGATAAGAAAAAGCTGAGACCTTGGAGGAAATGGTTGGAAGCATAGCGTTACGCTCACGAACAAGACTCCCATCTCTCCAGAAAGTCAAGTTAGCGCGAGGAAGCAACAACCCAGGGTCGGTACATAGACACTTGACATCAGGACCAATCTTCTCAATCACATCAAATCTAACCATTCCACCATCAACAAGAAGCTCATCACCAACTCTTACATCTGCATCACAAAAAAAATTATCCACATCTCATACTCATGTCCACTTGATAATTACAAAAACAACAGAAACATAAAATACCTTCAGCGAAACCATCATAGCTGACACTAATGGTACGTTGAGGACGAGAAGCATCAAAGGCTCTAACAGTAAACGTCCAAACCTCACCATCCTACAACAACAAAACGTCATCTGATTAAGCAAAAGAAAACTTAACCAAGATTAACCATAATTAATCTAACTAAACCGGATTATATCAAAATAATCTGATTAACAACATGCATCATCAAAGATTCAAGAAGAGGAACAAGACAAACCTCTGCTTTAGCAGACGCTTCGCCGCCGAGATCTCCCATGTGAATCTCACTACCTTCAGTATCCATCATGATCGCAACCGCGAATCCTTTCTCCTCGTTAAGCCTCCTAACGCTACGGATAACATTGCGGTGCCAGTCCCGAGTGCCGTGGCACATGTTGAGCCTCGCCACGTTCATGCCTCCTTCTGCGAGCGCTTCGAGCTGCTCGAACCCGCACGTGGCGGGCCCGATGGTGCAGATCAGCTTCGTCCTCCTCGTGCTTCTGAATCCGTTCTCTTTAAGCTCGGCTTCCGTCACTGTATCGACGTCTATCCCGGAGGATCTCTCCTCTGATTTGACGGCCGGAGTGCCGTTGGGAGAGTGAAGAACCGACGATGAGGAGGAGGAATCGGGAGACGGAGAGGAGGAAGCTCGGAGTGAGGTGTGCTTGAAGGTGGAGGTTAGAGGGAATTGGCGGAAGGAGAAGGAAGAGAGAGGACGGTGGAGACGTGAGTGAGGGAGGTGGAGAGTGCGCGAAGGAGTTGAGAATTGGATAGAGTGAGACATTGCAGAGAGCTCCGTGAGATCGGAGAAATCGAGAGAGATAGTTGTTAAACAAGGAGGAGGCGGATATAACGAAGTGAAGAGTGTTGAGTTTGATATGATAGGAGGAGTTAGTGCGGGTTATTATCGGAATATACCAATTGTAGTGAGGGTTCAAATCGGAATGTACTAAAAGTAGGAGCTTTTTTCTTGTGTTCGTCTTTTTGCTTTTTGCTTTCTTTTCTGAAAGAGATCCATATTGCTGATCAAAGTAACATAAATCTAAGGAATCAACGCTGATAGAAAACAAAATTTCTTTCTTGAAATAATTATTTTTTACAAATTATTGATGGTTAAAACTTAAAACCATTAATGTTTTTAATCTATATAGAGAAAAATGATTCAGGATGGAATTAGATTGGAATTTTGGAAGTAAGCAAATAAGTGACTTAGAAATTTTTAGTTTTGTTTCAGAGGCGCAGAGCTCGATACATTAAACTGCATTTTTAACCACTTTTGTTTAAAAAAATAAAACTTTAGTTTTGGAGAACTAAGAATTACCAAAAATGTATGTTGTCGACTATTTATGACATGTTTCTTCTGAAAACTTATCTTTTGATTCCGAATCACCAAAATTTCATATTTGGCTAGACAAAAACGTATAATCTCTCGAAAATAACAAAGTCGATAAATAAAGCTTAACATGATGACCAATCTTTTACAGTAATTTTATGAAGGAATGGTGAGGTTTGAAGTGACTGAGAAGATTGGCCCTGATGTTAAGGTTCAAAATCTTAATATACCAAGGTGAGAGCTTTTTTGTTCTTTATAATTGTTTATTTTGTTTAATCTGAGGTAGTCCGTGTCTATCGAAGAATTCAGATTCAGCAGGTATATCAAATTTGAAAGCGTTGACATCCCAAACCTGTATCCTTATCACTCGGCTACAAGGTCCCGGACAATATACCAAAGTGAGACCGATTTTATAATATATCACTCGGCTATGGTAGCAAAGTTGTTAGAAAATAAAATTTCTTTTTTGAAAAAAATATTACAAACCGTTGATATTTAACCGTACATGTTTGAAATCCAAAATCCAAAATGATTTAAGACTGAATTAAATCAAAATTAGGAGATAACACACACACATGATGATGAATTTTATTTCTTGAGAATGATTGAAAATGCATGCAGCAGACAATAGATAACATGTTTCTTATAAAATCTTATATTTTGAATTTTTTAAAAACAAAACTTTGTATTTGGTAAGACAAGAACCAAAGATGATAATTGTGACAGTTACACACCTAGGTAGAAGACTTTGGAGACATCTTGTTCATATTTGTAAAATAGCTTCAAGGAGCAAACTATCCCAACTTGAGTGGTACCAAACTCGAAAAAAAGAGCTTTGTAAAAAATTGAAACAAAAAGAATATGAACATGTTTCTACAAAAGCAATGAAAGAACATCGACAAACACGGAGTTCCATAAGATCTATGGCGAGTGACATAACTGAAGGTGTTAGCAACAATCGCACCATCGATTCAAAAGAATTTGACGTTTCAGTTATGCTATGTCATAGATCCTACAAGATCTATAGACTTAAACATAAATACATTGATCTTATTTTCATCAAATTTATTTTCGACAAATGAAGAGGATCTAAAACATGAAGAAAACAATAGATGAAAAGAGAAACCACAATTTTTTTATACTAAAATGCCACCAAAGTCAGTAAGATGAATTGGTAGCGAAAACTTGTTAGGAAAAAAAAAGAAAACATTTTAGAAATTTTTTTTCTTCTGATAAAAAACACGCAACACTTATTTTTGTTGAGGGATTTTCCAACGTAATGGCAAACCACTTAAATGTATGATAGTGCACTTTCCAGTGGAACACCAATTCCGATACAATATTTATTTTAGTGTTTGATGAATACAGTTACACCGAATATAGTTTCATTGTTCACAACACCAAACACTAACATTTATTTTTTCATGTAGTAATAAAAATAGTTTTGTATTATCAAACGTAAATAAAAATAAATAAAATAAACTCATTTAATAATATGAACTTATACAAATTGATTAAAATTTAAAAATATTTTTAAATTTTTGAAAGCATAAAATCACTCAATACGAATCAAACATTTTTGGTATATTATGATAATTAGTACGATGTAGTATGTTTTTAATTTTATTTTATCGATTGGGATATTATATAAATTATAATAAATCAGTTAGAATTACAAATAACTAATATTTTTTCAAAAAAAAGTTTAATTTAAATTTAAAATTTATTAAAATTATGTAAACTGTAGTTTTATAGTTGGAGTTGAAAAATAATTTGAATACCAAAACTCAAAATTAAGATTATTTTAATATTAAATTTAGTATTTTGGTTGGATTTACACGTAGTTTTATATAACAAGTTCCAATCACTTTAATTTCGTTCATTAAAATAAAGAAAAGATATCATGTTTAGTTTTTGGCATTGTAATACTTTGTAAATTAGGAAGACACATTGACTTTTTTTTTGTCAACCAAGTCAATGTGTCTTCCTAATTTACAAAGTATTACAGTGCCAAAAACTAAACATGATATCATTATGTTTACTTCATTGCACAAAGTATTTATAACAAGAGAGAGATTAACTTTGGTAAGATAACAACTGTATAATATATACTAATAGACAATCCTTACTTCTAAGTAATAATTAAGAGCGCAAAATAGAATTTTTGATTCTTTAGTTTAGTTAAGACTACAAAGTCTTTTTATAAAAAACTATGTTTTACTAATTGTTATATTCCGGTCTGGTTACCCAAACCAACTCAAATTTGAGTAATAGAATAACTTTTCGTTGTAAAAAAAAAAAAGTAATGTGTAACATTAGAGAAAATTTTAATAAACAAAACTATCATAAGGGAACAAAGTTTAGTGATATAATATTCTCTTGAAAGTGTTGGACACAATATGTTTCTTTATAAATCACTTATATGACGCATTCCAGCGTATTTTCTAAATGGAAAATTTCATAAAAAATACTCTAATTAAATTTCTTTAAACTTTTTAATATCTAAACTATTTTGTTACCATGTTTGATACTTCAATTAATTATTCTTCTCATTTTAATACACAATATTTTTAATATTCAAAATGTGTTTATATTATTTAAAATATTAATAAGTTTCAAATAAAATAATAGATCTCCAAATCCTAAGAAAAAAATTAAAAACTTTCTAATTTTATTTTAAGGATAAATAGAAAGTGACTTAATTAGGGTGAAAATTTTAAACTTTTAAAATTCAAATTTTGAAGGAAATATATGATTTTTTTTTTGTATTTCAGAAAATAAACTAAAATCGCTATTCAAAACTAAAAACTTCTATTACACAATTTAAGAGCATCCACAATTTAGTTACTTTTATTTCTAAAACATGAAATAAATTTATAATTTTTAAATATTTTTATGATTTTTAGATATTTTTAATTTCATATGAAATTTATTAATATTTATGATTAAAATAAACATAGATTAAGTATTAAAATAGACATAATTTTGAAAGTTTATTAAATGAACAGAATAATTACCTGATGTATTAAATTGGGTATCAAAAGAATTTGAGTACTAAAAGCTTTAACGAAATTTAGCTGGAATATTTTTATTAAAATTACTTTTCTAAATGTTGTAGTGAGAAGCTTATAGGTAACCAAATCATCTGAAATATCACATCCTTTATATATTAATTGAGAACCATTTGAAAAGATGTAATCTCAATTTTGTATTAATTAAAAAAAAACCATTGCTTATGTGGCACATCTAAATGCCTTCTAAATCTTTTTTCTAAGAATTCTAGAGCACCTAATATAAACTATAGTTTAATCTAACGTTTTCCCGTTTTTCCATAATTATATAACACTAGAGAACATTATATTAACCTAAAATATAAGAAGTGTGTATTATTTCCTTAAATAAAAGCTACAGAATTACCTAATATGATTTACATATATATGACAATTAATGATTATGAATAATAAAGATTTGATAACAATTTTTGCATCTTTCTTCATTTTTGTTTAATTTTATATTATTAAAAAANNNNNNNNNNNNNNNNNNNNNNNNNNNNNNNNNNNNNNNNNNNNNNNNNNNNNNNNNNNNNNNNNNNNNNNNNNNNNNNNNNNNNNNNNNNNNNNNNNNNNNNNNNNNNNNNNNNNNNNNNNNNNNNNNNNNNNNNNNNNNNNNNNNNNNNNNNNNNNNNNNNNNNNNNNNNNNNNNNNNNNNNNNNNNNNNNNNNNNNNNNNNNNNNNNNNNNNNNNNNNNNNNNNNNNNNNNNNNNNNNNNNNNNNNNNNNNNNNNNNNNNNNNNNNNNNNNNNNNNNNNNNNNNNNNNNNNNNNNNNNNNNNNNNNNNNNNNNNNNNNNNNNNNNNNNNNNNNNNNNNNNNNNNNNNNNNNNNNNNNNNNNNNNNNNNNNNNNNNNNNNNNNNNNNNNNNNNNNNNNNNNNNNNNNNNNNNNNNNNNNNNNNNNNNNNNNNNNNNNNNNNNNNNNNNNNNNNNNNNNNNNNNNNNNNNNNNNNNNNNNNNNNNNNNNNNNNNNNNNNNNNNNNNNNNNNNNNNNNNNNNNNNNNNNNNNNNNNNNNNNNNNNNNNNNNNNNNNNNNNNNNNNNNNNNNNNNNNNNNNNNNNNNNNNNNNNNNNNNNNNNNNNNNNNNNNNNNNNNNNNNNNNNNNNNNNNNNNNNNNNNNNNNNNNNNNNNNNNNNNNNNNNNNNNNNNNNNNNNNNNNNNNNNNNNNNNNNNNNNNNNNNNNNNNNNNNNNNNNNNNNNNNNNNNNNNNNNNNNNNNNNNNNNNNNNNNNNNNNNNNNNNNNNNNNNNNNNNNNNNNNNNNNNNNNNNNNNNNNNNNNNNNNNNNNNNNNNNNNNNNNNNNNNNNNNNNNNNNNNNNNNNNNNNNNNNNNNGCAATTAATGATTATGAATAATAAAGATTTTACAACAATTTGTGCATCCTTCTTCATTTTGTTTAATTTTATATTATTAAAAAAATAAACAATCACATTAACCATATAATAAAAAAATTAGATTTTTTCTTATATGTTATATTTTGAATTTCTTAAAATGACTTTAAATTACCAAAATGAGGAAACCTTATATGTTTTATATATTTTTTAAAATGACTTTAAAATACAAAAATGAGGACACCTTATATGTTATATTTTTCTTATATGTTAATTTTTTTTTAATATGTTATATTTTGAATTTTTTGAAACGACTCTAAATTACAAAAATGTAAGTTTTCCTTAAGTATATGACTAAAAACATTAAAATGACATATATCAATTCGATGGTTGATTTGAAAGTTTTCAAAATCACATGGAAGATAAAAGTCAAAATAATTCAACTGTGAAAACAATACTGTTCACTTTTTCCAAAATGTGTTCGATGGAAAAAATAAATTTTTTATATCATAATTTGTTTAATGTTCAATCCGATCAACCCATGATATATTAATTATAGTTTTGTTCCATAATTTTTAATAAAAAGTTGATCCGATCTTTCGGAAAAAAATTATATAATAACAACAAAAAATAGTGTATACGTATAAATAAAATGATCAAATATATAAAAGAAATTATCGATAATATATACAAATAAGCTCACTCTACGTAAGGCGCAGGTCTCAGCCTATCTATCCTAGTAACTGCGTATAATGGATATCAGCTTCGTCATTTTTCTTGATTCTCGAGTGTATGAGTATTGGGCTACATAAGGCCCAAAATATTAATACCTTAAGAGACACGCATAAAATCTACTTCTTTCACTTCCAATCCGGACTCTTCCTGCCGCTGATCGCCGCCTACCTTCACAGCTTCTCATAAACCTGGTTTCGTCTTCTTCACTGTGAAAGATGCAGAACGATGAGGCTATATGGCACGATATCAGATACATACACTGCTGTTATATGGCCAAGTATGTCTATTTTTCTCTCCTCACTCTTTTGTCTGTCTCAGATTTTGTCTGAAATTTGGTTTTACTTGTAGAATCGAAACCGGAATCTTCTGCAGAAACCCTTATAATGTAACTGGTATCTGCAGTCGAAGCTCTTGTCCCCTTGCCAACAGTCGCTATGCCACCATCCGTGACCACGATGGTATGTAGTTTTGTTTGTGCTTAATTAGAATTTTCCCTTGAGAACATACATGTGGAAATATGGTTTCTTTTGAAATCCATTGTTGTGATTTAGTTACAAAGCATTCTCTGTTTTGTTGTTGTTGCTGTTACTTAGGAGTGTTTTATTTGTATATGAAGACTATAGAGAGAGCTCACACGCCAAAGCACTTGTGGGAGAGAATTAAGCTGCCTAGAAACTATGAGAAGGCACTTGAACTCATTGATAAGCACTTGGTGAGAGCCTTAGAGATTGATCGCTCCCTCTTCCTCTTCATCTTCCTCTTCCTCTTCTTCTTCTTCCACTTTCAGTTATGCGGATCTATTAAGATCATCATCTTCCGTTTCAGTTGTATTGGCCCGAGATGTTGCAGCACATGGTTAAACAAAGACTAACCAAATTGAATCAAATGCGCATTCGAATGAGAATACTTGCTCTCAAAACAAGGTCAACTTATTTTGTGTGTTCGATATGTTATTTGATTCACACAATATGTCTTAATTTTTTTTGTTTTTGTTTTTTGGAATCAAAGGGAGAAGATAATGTCAATGCCTAGCCTCATACTCATTCAAAGCAGACAGAGAAAGAGTACTCTGATTCAATCGAACAGTTTGCTTGAATATGCTAATCATGGTTCTTGATGCAAAAAGGTAATTCAAGAACATCATAGTATAAACAATCTTTCATAAAAGGGAAAAAAAAGACATCTCAGCATATTAGCCTTTACTAGAACAAATACAAAATCTAAGGCCTTAAAATTTTGCATTCTCTAGTTAACTTAAAAAGAATCAGCACTTCAACTTTCTTCTCAAAGATTCAGGCTTTGCCTCGTATCTCCATCTTCTTGCTCGACCTATAAGACATACAAATATGTAAGAAAGTACTACTGAAAATTGTAGACACAAAAGTATGCACAACTTAAAGCCAACTTTTGGAATCTCACCTCAACAACAACTACTCTTGGTTTCTTCTTAGACTTTCCATTATCAACAGACTTCCTTAAAGCTCTTCCTTTTCTGTGAATCACAACTTGCTCCGCAGCGTCATCACCATCCTCATCTTCCGAGCCTGTACAGAGTTCATGATTAAAATAACCATTATAAACCAAACGAAGCTAATATATTGTAGTGATGGTAGTTCAAACCTATGCCAGCAGATTCATAATGTCTCACTATTTAACAAGTTTAAAAAAAAAAAACCATTATGAAAAGAGATGAATTTTTACCATGATCGTCAAGGTGAGACTCCTTAAATAGGAAGCCATAATAATCTTCCATATCTTCTTCTTCTTCTTCCTCCTCCTCGAGTTCACCATAGCCTTCAACATATTCAATCCCTGCCTCCTGAGATTCAGTTTAATGAACAAATATCAGTACAACAAAGCTGCATCTATGTTTGATGGACTGCTTAGACAGAGTAAAACAAGAGCACCTCCTTCTCCTCTTC
This sequence is a window from Brassica oleracea var. oleracea cultivar TO1000 chromosome C1, BOL, whole genome shotgun sequence. Protein-coding genes within it:
- the LOC106313915 gene encoding plastidial pyruvate kinase 1, chloroplastic-like, with protein sequence MSHSIQFSTPSRTLHLPHSRLHRPLSSFSFRQFPLTSTFKHTSLRASSSPSPDSSSSSSVLHSPNGTPAVKSEERSSGIDVDTVTEAELKENGFRSTRRTKLICTIGPATCGFEQLEALAEGGMNVARLNMCHGTRDWHRNVIRSVRRLNEEKGFAVAIMMDTEGSEIHMGDLGGEASAKAEDGEVWTFTVRAFDASRPQRTISVSYDGFAEDVRVGDELLVDGGMVRFDVIEKIGPDVKCLCTDPGLLLPRANLTFWRDGSLVRERNAMLPTISSKDWLDIDFGIAEGVDFIAVSFVKSAEVINHLKSYLAARPGGGDIGVIAKIESIDSLTNLEEIILASDGAMVARGDLGAQIPLEQVPAAQQKIVKVCRELNKPVIVASQLLESMIEYPTPTRAEVADVSEAVRQRSDALMLSGESAMGQFPDKALTVLRSVSLRIERWWREEKRYEATPLQAISSASSDKISEEICNSASKMANNLGVDAVFVYTKNGHMASLVSRCRPDCPIFAFTNTTSVRRRLNLQWGLIPFRLSFSEDMESNLNKTFSLLKSRV
- the LOC106295353 gene encoding protein mak16-like, translated to MQNDEAIWHDIRYIHCCYMAKIETGIFCRNPYNVTGICSRSSCPLANSRYATIRDHDGVFYLYMKTIERAHTPKHLWERIKLPRNYEKALELIDKHLLYWPEMLQHMVKQRLTKLNQMRIRMRILALKTREKIMSMPSLILIQSRQRKSTLIQSNSLLEYANHGS